The Flavobacterium sp. HJ-32-4 genome contains a region encoding:
- a CDS encoding carbon-nitrogen hydrolase family protein: protein MSSFPSFKAATVQTAPVFLDVEKTVDKAISFLTEAASNGAQLIAFPEVFISAYPYWNWIMTPVQGSKWYEELYRNSVSVDSAPIRRLQDAARENGIHVVIGMNERGESYGEIYNTNLIIDDTGALIGKHRKLVPTWAEKLTWTAGDGSSLKVYKTGIGPIGTLACGENTNTLARFALLSQGELIHIANYISLPVAPPDYNMAEAIKIRAAAHSFEGKLFTIVSCSTISKEIIDRMTPDVPNAAELLTRKSAAFSGFIGPNGAVIGEPLIDDEGIAYAEIDLAKCIQPKQMHDILGHYNRFDIFDLRINTAPTRKVTFIDDHDTFNQR, encoded by the coding sequence ATGTCCTCCTTCCCTTCCTTCAAAGCCGCCACCGTGCAAACCGCACCTGTTTTCCTCGACGTCGAAAAAACGGTGGATAAGGCCATTTCGTTCCTTACGGAAGCGGCTTCCAACGGGGCGCAACTCATTGCTTTTCCTGAAGTCTTTATCTCCGCCTACCCTTACTGGAACTGGATCATGACCCCGGTGCAGGGCAGCAAGTGGTACGAAGAACTTTACCGCAATTCGGTATCGGTTGACAGCGCGCCGATTCGACGTTTACAGGACGCAGCGCGGGAAAACGGCATCCACGTGGTCATTGGCATGAACGAACGGGGCGAGAGCTACGGAGAGATCTACAACACCAACCTGATCATCGACGACACCGGGGCACTGATCGGCAAACACCGGAAACTGGTGCCTACCTGGGCGGAGAAGCTCACGTGGACCGCAGGTGACGGGTCGTCACTTAAAGTCTACAAAACCGGCATTGGCCCTATCGGGACGCTGGCATGTGGGGAAAACACCAATACTTTGGCGCGCTTTGCGTTGCTCTCGCAGGGAGAATTGATACACATTGCCAACTATATTTCCCTGCCCGTAGCACCTCCTGATTACAACATGGCGGAGGCGATCAAGATACGGGCAGCCGCCCATTCCTTTGAGGGCAAGCTGTTTACTATTGTATCATGTTCGACCATTTCGAAGGAAATCATCGACCGTATGACGCCGGACGTACCGAACGCTGCCGAATTGCTGACGCGAAAAAGTGCGGCCTTTTCCGGATTTATCGGTCCGAATGGTGCCGTGATCGGAGAACCGCTAATCGACGACGAGGGCATCGCCTACGCGGAAATCGACCTGGCGAAATGCATACAGCCGAAACAGATGCATGATATCCTCGGACATTATAACCGATTCGATATCTTTGACTTACGCATCAATACGGCCCCGACGCGCAAAGTAACTTTCATCGACGACCACGACACCTTCAACCAGCGCTGA
- a CDS encoding amidohydrolase family protein, which translates to MKRFAFLLLVSQWLTAQTYITHVTVVDVEKHKLLPDRTVVLNGDRITEIATSGRKVPAGAKVIEGKGKFLMPGLVDAHVHFFQSGGLYTRPDAMDLRKRKPYEKEIAEVHARMENVLQRYLANGITTVIDPGATYNFLELKRKWADKPLRSTVFMSGPLITTYEPEPFKGLGADEPFRLALTPDEGRQMVREQLPHRPDFIKIWYIADVDGTGAEAGARKYQPVVQAIIEEAHANHIRVAVHATERITAQLAVESGCDFLVHSIEDEDISDSFVTLLKDKKIVLCPTLTVGDGYDNTFAQTLAFSREELAKSDPFALGSLFDLRHLPDTALIKGYQNYFRDAKQLEKSKKQRGIMARNLKKLADGGVRIASGTDAGNIGTLHAASYRSELRRMQEAGLSNWTILEASTRNGAMALAKETDFGTVAVGKRANLLLLNADPTQSLNALDTIELVFHNGSPSTVNELIAETPEELVQRQVNAYNLRNIDAFLDTYSDDVEIYTFPNKLEFKGKERMRSDYGAMFSQAANLHCEIVNRIVDGNRVIDKEHVRFNDKALDGTAIYVIENGKISKVYFLQ; encoded by the coding sequence ATGAAACGTTTTGCCTTCCTCCTTCTCGTCTCGCAGTGGCTTACCGCGCAGACCTACATCACCCATGTCACCGTTGTAGATGTGGAAAAACACAAACTGCTGCCCGATCGCACGGTCGTACTTAACGGTGATCGCATCACGGAGATCGCGACATCCGGTCGGAAGGTACCTGCGGGGGCGAAGGTTATAGAAGGAAAAGGAAAGTTTCTGATGCCGGGACTCGTGGATGCGCATGTGCATTTTTTCCAGAGCGGCGGACTTTACACCCGTCCGGACGCCATGGATTTGCGGAAAAGGAAGCCCTATGAGAAAGAAATTGCGGAAGTCCATGCCCGGATGGAAAACGTGTTGCAACGCTACCTCGCCAACGGGATTACCACCGTTATCGATCCGGGTGCTACCTACAATTTCCTTGAGCTGAAACGAAAGTGGGCCGACAAACCGCTCCGTTCGACTGTTTTTATGTCGGGGCCGCTCATTACGACGTACGAACCAGAGCCCTTCAAAGGATTGGGCGCTGACGAACCCTTCCGCCTGGCGCTGACACCGGACGAAGGCCGGCAGATGGTGCGCGAACAGTTGCCGCATCGTCCCGACTTTATCAAGATATGGTATATCGCCGACGTCGACGGAACGGGTGCAGAAGCCGGCGCCCGCAAGTACCAGCCGGTTGTGCAGGCCATCATTGAAGAAGCCCATGCGAACCACATACGCGTGGCGGTGCACGCCACCGAACGGATCACCGCCCAACTAGCGGTAGAAAGCGGATGTGACTTTCTGGTGCACAGCATCGAAGACGAAGACATCAGCGATAGTTTCGTCACGTTGCTGAAAGACAAAAAGATCGTACTTTGTCCGACACTTACGGTCGGCGATGGTTATGATAACACGTTCGCACAAACCCTCGCCTTTTCACGGGAGGAGCTAGCGAAAAGCGATCCCTTCGCATTGGGCTCTTTGTTTGACCTGCGCCACCTGCCGGATACCGCCCTGATCAAAGGCTATCAAAACTATTTCCGGGATGCGAAGCAATTAGAGAAATCCAAAAAGCAGCGGGGTATCATGGCCCGAAACCTCAAGAAGCTGGCAGACGGTGGCGTGCGGATCGCCTCTGGAACCGATGCGGGCAATATCGGGACACTCCATGCCGCTTCCTATCGTTCGGAACTGCGCCGCATGCAGGAAGCAGGACTCTCGAACTGGACGATACTCGAAGCATCTACCCGAAACGGGGCCATGGCGCTAGCCAAAGAAACCGACTTCGGCACCGTGGCGGTCGGAAAACGGGCGAACTTATTGCTTCTGAACGCCGACCCAACCCAATCACTCAACGCGTTGGACACTATTGAACTTGTGTTCCACAATGGCTCACCGTCAACGGTGAACGAACTTATAGCCGAAACGCCCGAAGAACTCGTGCAGCGACAGGTGAATGCCTACAACCTCCGGAATATTGACGCGTTTTTGGATACCTATTCGGATGACGTCGAAATATACACTTTCCCTAATAAACTTGAGTTCAAAGGAAAAGAGCGAATGCGAAGCGACTATGGGGCCATGTTCAGCCAAGCGGCCAACCTTCATTGCGAGATCGTCAACCGCATTGTGGATGGCAACCGTGTCATCGACAAGGAACACGTCCGCTTTAATGATAAAGCACTAGATGGAACCGCGATTTATGTGATCGAGAACGGCAAAATTTCGAAAGTCTACTTTTTGCAATAG